Proteins from one Candidatus Kapaibacterium sp. genomic window:
- the pyrF gene encoding orotidine-5'-phosphate decarboxylase, whose product MDAYTKLNEAIRNNGSMLCIGLDSEINKLPTFLRDDLNGLLNFNCSIIEATQDIVSSYKINFAFYEQYGAMGIEVMKKTFDYIHSDIMKIADCKRGDIGNTSYAYAMACYEHFGADAVTLHPYMGLDSVKPFLDFPDKFVFMLARTSNKSGDDFQSLICEGEPLYKHVVRKSLEWGAPDKIGFVVGATRPEELAEIRQIAPESVFLVPGIGTQGGDLKASIKANNFGTAIFNVSRGIIYASDCDDFAIKIRETAQNYRDDINNALYGL is encoded by the coding sequence ATGGACGCATATACTAAACTTAACGAGGCTATCCGAAATAACGGCTCTATGTTATGTATCGGATTGGACAGTGAGATAAACAAATTACCGACATTTTTACGAGATGATTTAAACGGTTTGCTCAATTTTAATTGCTCAATTATTGAAGCAACTCAAGATATTGTATCATCTTACAAAATCAACTTTGCATTTTACGAGCAATACGGGGCAATGGGAATCGAAGTGATGAAGAAAACCTTCGATTACATTCACTCGGATATAATGAAAATTGCAGATTGCAAACGCGGCGATATCGGCAATACATCGTATGCTTATGCAATGGCATGTTATGAGCATTTCGGTGCAGATGCAGTGACTTTGCATCCCTACATGGGATTGGATTCGGTCAAACCATTTTTGGATTTCCCCGATAAGTTCGTTTTCATGCTTGCCCGAACGTCTAACAAAAGCGGCGATGACTTTCAAAGCCTAATTTGCGAGGGCGAACCGCTTTATAAGCATGTTGTCCGGAAAAGTCTCGAATGGGGCGCCCCGGACAAAATCGGGTTCGTTGTTGGAGCGACTCGTCCTGAGGAATTAGCCGAAATCCGCCAAATTGCTCCCGAAAGTGTATTTCTCGTGCCTGGAATTGGTACTCAGGGTGGGGATTTGAAGGCATCAATAAAGGCGAATAATTTTGGCACAGCCATTTTCAATGTATCGCGCGGTATAATTTATGCTTCGGATTGTGATGACTTTGCTATCAAAATCCGCGAAACAGCACAAAATTATAGAGATGACATCAATAATGCACTTTACGGTTTGTAA